In one window of Pseudomonas putida DNA:
- a CDS encoding DUF3426 domain-containing protein yields MTDSFVTQCPHCQTRFRVTYHQLSVARGVVRCGQCLQVFNAARQLLEQSQGAAPTPVATTPVAPTVPATPAVEPPAPSQDDWAATLDAMDLDQELARLERRGPRPERQNAERDESLQARRDDQHPEQHGDEPFGTATDDRLEPDSQPTPAPAPVLVEQEPLDLEPIAQERTEPTLGQTLELDDEAPPAHLPAERDEPATERLSSPDEPRPEKGLSALDDDVANLRLSARDDHDDAEDDERLEPVLASKPSRARKEPLVDVVDDPLQLDWQKPAPNWGKRLLWGFLALLAAGLLAFQYVYYHFDEMARHDRYRPLFQQLCPIVGCQVPTRVDIARIKSSNLVVRSHPDFKGALIVDAIIYNRASFSQPFPLLELRFADLNGQLIASRRFKPSEYLSGELAGRGEMPSQTPIHIALDILDPGPKAVNYSLSFRSPE; encoded by the coding sequence ATGACCGACAGTTTCGTCACCCAGTGCCCGCATTGCCAGACGCGTTTTCGCGTCACGTATCACCAGTTGAGCGTGGCCCGTGGGGTGGTGCGCTGTGGCCAGTGCCTGCAGGTGTTCAATGCCGCGCGGCAGTTGCTCGAACAGAGCCAGGGGGCTGCGCCAACGCCGGTTGCCACGACACCGGTAGCGCCAACGGTGCCAGCAACGCCTGCGGTCGAGCCACCCGCGCCGAGCCAGGACGACTGGGCTGCCACGCTGGATGCCATGGATCTGGACCAGGAGCTTGCGCGCCTGGAGCGACGAGGCCCTCGCCCCGAGCGCCAAAACGCCGAGCGCGACGAGTCCTTGCAGGCGCGGCGTGACGATCAGCACCCGGAGCAACATGGTGACGAGCCCTTCGGCACCGCAACCGATGACCGCCTCGAGCCCGACTCGCAACCCACACCGGCACCTGCACCAGTTCTGGTCGAGCAGGAGCCACTCGACCTGGAACCGATAGCCCAGGAGCGTACCGAGCCAACCCTCGGACAGACGCTTGAGCTCGACGACGAAGCCCCCCCCGCACACTTGCCCGCCGAACGCGACGAACCAGCCACCGAGCGGCTCTCGTCCCCCGACGAGCCTCGTCCGGAAAAAGGCCTCTCGGCCCTGGACGACGATGTCGCGAATCTGCGCCTGTCGGCACGTGACGACCACGACGACGCCGAAGACGACGAACGGCTGGAGCCGGTCCTGGCCAGCAAACCCTCGCGCGCGCGCAAGGAACCATTGGTCGATGTGGTCGACGACCCGCTGCAACTGGACTGGCAAAAGCCCGCACCGAACTGGGGCAAGCGCCTGCTTTGGGGCTTCCTGGCGCTGCTCGCCGCTGGCCTGCTGGCCTTCCAGTACGTCTACTACCACTTCGATGAGATGGCCCGGCACGATCGTTACCGGCCGCTGTTCCAGCAACTGTGCCCGATCGTCGGCTGCCAGGTACCCACCCGAGTCGACATCGCTCGTATCAAGAGCAGCAACCTGGTGGTGCGCAGCCATCCGGACTTCAAGGGCGCGCTGATCGTCGACGCGATCATCTACAACCGCGCCTCCTTCAGCCAACCCTTCCCCTTGCTGGAGCTGCGTTTCGCCGACCTCAACGGGCAGTTGATCGCCAGTCGTCGGTTCAAACCCAGCGAGTACCTTTCGGGCGAGCTGGCCGGGCGGGGCGAGATGCCTAGCCAGACACCGATCCACATCGCTCTGGACATCCTCGATCCAGGCCCCAAGGCGGTGAACTACAGCTTGAGTTTCCGCTCCCCCGAGTAG
- the prmA gene encoding 50S ribosomal protein L11 methyltransferase: protein MPWLQVRLAISPEQAETYEDALLEVGAVSVTFMDAEDQPIFEPDLNTTPLWSHTHLLALFEADAEPEAVFAHLQLLTGAALPEHQAEVIEDQDWERSWMDGFQPMRFGQRLWIVPSWHEAPEKDAVNLLLDPGLAFGTGTHPTTALCLEWLDGQSLAGTQVLDFGCGSGILAIAALLLGAREAVGTDIDVQAIEASRDNAQRNGIADEKLALYLPEHMPAMQADVLVANILAGPLVSLAPQLSGLVRPGGLLALSGILAEQGEEVAAAYAADFDLDPIVVRDGWVRISGHRR, encoded by the coding sequence ATGCCCTGGCTGCAAGTACGTCTGGCCATCAGCCCGGAACAAGCCGAAACCTACGAAGACGCCCTGCTCGAAGTCGGCGCCGTCTCGGTCACGTTCATGGATGCCGAAGACCAGCCGATCTTCGAACCGGACCTCAACACCACCCCACTGTGGTCGCACACGCATCTACTGGCCTTGTTCGAAGCCGATGCCGAGCCCGAAGCGGTATTCGCCCACCTGCAGTTGCTGACCGGTGCAGCGCTCCCCGAGCACCAGGCCGAGGTCATCGAGGACCAGGACTGGGAACGCAGCTGGATGGACGGTTTCCAACCGATGCGTTTCGGCCAACGCCTGTGGATCGTGCCGAGCTGGCATGAGGCCCCGGAGAAAGACGCCGTCAACCTGCTGCTCGACCCGGGCCTGGCCTTCGGCACCGGCACCCATCCGACCACCGCTCTGTGCCTGGAATGGCTCGACGGCCAGTCGCTCGCAGGCACCCAGGTGCTCGACTTTGGCTGCGGCTCGGGCATCCTGGCCATTGCCGCCCTGCTGCTGGGCGCCCGCGAAGCGGTGGGGACCGACATCGACGTGCAGGCCATCGAAGCCTCGCGTGACAACGCCCAGCGCAACGGCATCGCCGACGAGAAGCTGGCGCTGTACCTGCCCGAACACATGCCGGCGATGCAGGCCGACGTGCTGGTCGCCAACATCCTGGCCGGCCCGCTGGTCTCACTGGCCCCGCAGTTGTCCGGCCTGGTACGCCCTGGTGGCCTGCTGGCGCTGTCGGGCATTCTCGCCGAGCAGGGCGAGGAAGTGGCTGCTGCCTACGCCGCCGACTTCGACCTCGACCCGATCGTCGTGCGCGATGGCTGGGTGCGTATCAGCGGCCATCGTCGCTAG